In a genomic window of Petrotoga sp. 9PWA.NaAc.5.4:
- a CDS encoding ABC transporter ATP-binding protein: MGNVLIVSNLSKSFDKLLVIDNWNLQIKDGERIVLVGPSGCGKTTFFRIISGLEMYNTGKVDIFVEKIGYVFQEPRLLPWRNVFDNLKLIREDEKKINEIINMMGLSSFKSILPSKLSGGMKQRVNLARALLVEPQLLIMDEPFSSLDLKIKLSIMKDIKKLWLKDRFSMLMVTHDIKEAIFLADKIIILSNRPSKILKTFEVKLREEERDITDRRFLDLESEITKFVVSNNY, encoded by the coding sequence TTGGGAAATGTACTAATTGTTAGCAATTTATCTAAAAGTTTTGATAAACTTTTAGTAATAGATAATTGGAATCTTCAAATAAAAGATGGTGAAAGAATAGTTTTAGTAGGCCCGTCAGGTTGTGGCAAAACAACCTTTTTTAGAATTATTTCTGGATTAGAAATGTATAACACGGGAAAAGTTGATATCTTTGTTGAAAAAATAGGTTATGTTTTTCAAGAACCAAGGTTATTACCATGGAGAAATGTTTTTGACAATTTGAAGTTAATTCGAGAAGATGAAAAGAAAATAAACGAGATTATCAACATGATGGGTTTAAGCAGTTTCAAATCTATTCTTCCATCCAAATTAAGTGGTGGTATGAAGCAAAGAGTAAATTTAGCAAGAGCGTTATTAGTAGAACCTCAACTTTTAATCATGGATGAACCGTTTAGTTCTTTAGATTTGAAGATTAAATTGTCGATTATGAAAGATATAAAAAAATTGTGGCTTAAAGATAGGTTTTCAATGTTGATGGTTACACACGATATAAAAGAAGCTATATTTTTGGCAGATAAAATAATAATTTTGTCTAACCGTCCTTCTAAGATACTGAAAACATTTGAAGTAAAACTAAGAGAAGAAGAAAGAGACATAACTGATAGAAGGTTTTTAGATTTAGAAAGTGAAATAACAAAGTTTGTTGTTAGTAATAATTACTGA
- a CDS encoding ABC transporter permease, giving the protein MKTFYGILMIFLIWFLLSLIISSNFVLPMPHEVLISLFQQLRTPRVYKALWDTLWKTIVVLVIGTAFGIVLGFLMGLSEFVYDLFRPMIMVIQAMPVVSWLAFVVFLWGIGWKGPIFISTLSILPNIVFSTASGIKNTDGKLIEMVHLYKVSPKKIFRHVYLASIVPFIIAAIEISIGNVWKVVLVSEFLVGGNGLGVELAWARQYVDVPRIYAITLLAVVFGITTERLFKIFSRRMLTRWEMY; this is encoded by the coding sequence ATGAAAACTTTTTATGGTATTTTGATGATTTTTCTGATTTGGTTCTTATTATCTTTAATTATAAGTTCTAATTTTGTTTTACCCATGCCACATGAAGTTTTAATCAGTCTTTTTCAGCAATTAAGAACTCCCAGGGTGTATAAAGCATTGTGGGATACATTATGGAAAACCATTGTAGTTTTGGTCATAGGAACAGCTTTTGGAATTGTATTAGGATTTTTAATGGGATTAAGTGAATTTGTTTATGATCTTTTTAGGCCTATGATCATGGTGATACAAGCTATGCCTGTAGTTTCTTGGCTTGCGTTTGTTGTATTTCTATGGGGAATAGGTTGGAAAGGTCCGATCTTTATAAGTACGTTATCTATATTACCAAATATTGTTTTTAGCACGGCTTCTGGTATAAAAAACACAGATGGAAAACTCATTGAAATGGTTCATTTGTATAAAGTATCTCCCAAAAAAATTTTTAGGCATGTATATTTGGCTTCAATTGTTCCTTTTATAATTGCAGCAATAGAAATATCTATTGGAAACGTATGGAAAGTTGTTCTCGTTTCAGAATTTCTTGTAGGCGGAAATGGTTTAGGTGTAGAACTTGCTTGGGCAAGACAATATGTAGATGTACCAAGAATCTATGCAATAACCTTATTGGCAGTTGTTTTTGGAATAACTACAGAGCGTTTGTTTAAAATTTTTTCACGAAGGATGTTAACACGTTGGGAAATGTACTAA
- a CDS encoding ABC transporter substrate-binding protein — protein MKKTMLLSFFSFLIISLFSVNLINPLGPTVIPVTGLMENRVQEEVEINVSLWKDNSEAVALLASNKADFAVLPITVGANLYTQGMKIVLLGVHEWEAFYLINDGTSEFNNIKSLKGKEVYSPHGRGQTVDVLLRYLLVQNGLVPDKDVKFSYLPPQEIVSLFKAGKIQYAALPEPFSTLAITGTNGKIVLNFQQEWNKVSGSKYGLPIAGLFVKKEFIDENPDVSMSVEKAFAQSVKWANENLDDSLKITNQYLTIPIPVLKESMKRLKFEYISIEECKKEVENFLSTMHEFYPEGVPILPDGDFYAK, from the coding sequence ATGAAAAAAACTATGCTTCTTTCTTTCTTCTCTTTTTTGATAATATCATTGTTTTCTGTTAATCTTATAAACCCTCTTGGTCCAACTGTTATACCTGTTACAGGGTTAATGGAAAATAGAGTTCAAGAAGAAGTAGAAATAAATGTAAGTTTATGGAAAGATAACAGCGAAGCTGTTGCATTGTTAGCTTCTAATAAAGCTGATTTTGCTGTTCTTCCCATAACTGTTGGAGCTAATTTGTACACTCAAGGTATGAAAATAGTATTGTTGGGTGTACATGAATGGGAGGCTTTCTATTTAATAAATGATGGAACTTCTGAGTTTAATAATATAAAAAGTTTAAAAGGAAAAGAAGTTTATTCACCGCATGGAAGAGGTCAAACAGTTGATGTGTTATTAAGATATTTGTTAGTTCAAAATGGCTTAGTTCCAGATAAAGATGTGAAATTTTCTTATCTTCCTCCTCAAGAGATAGTTTCCCTTTTTAAAGCCGGTAAAATACAATACGCAGCTTTGCCAGAGCCTTTTTCAACTTTGGCAATAACTGGGACAAATGGAAAAATTGTACTTAATTTTCAGCAAGAATGGAACAAAGTTTCAGGTTCTAAATACGGGCTACCTATCGCCGGATTGTTTGTAAAAAAAGAATTTATAGATGAAAATCCTGATGTATCTATGTCTGTTGAAAAAGCTTTTGCTCAAAGTGTTAAATGGGCAAATGAAAATTTGGACGACTCTTTAAAGATAACAAACCAATATTTAACTATACCTATTCCTGTTTTAAAAGAATCTATGAAAAGATTGAAGTTTGAATACATATCTATAGAAGAATGTAAAAAAGAAGTTGAAAATTTCTTGTCAACTATGCATGAGTTTTACCCTGAAGGAGTACCCATTTTACCTGATGGAGATTTTTACGCTAAATGA
- a CDS encoding carbohydrate kinase, with the protein MGILCAGEILYDFISKSPNKGLGESDLFEKRPGGSPFNVAIGLSKLGAEVSFLTKIGTDEFGKSLFNYLVENGVKTDCILSEDGLKTTLAFAAVDENGKAEYQFYRDNAADVNLRMEDVEKMDFNRFSLFHFGSIALLEAPTSSTLYNLFEKLNSPNFLTSFDPNIRKSMIKDEKSYFNLVKNIISKVNILKMSDDDLFYITKENNIEEALKLLEIDKKSVVFVTLGNKGSIVYKQGEKLKVDGYRVKVVDTVGCGDSFMAAILFKLGGFSKKELMMVDLKELGNIADFANKCAALVATRQGAANAMPTLAEVNNFYNQLC; encoded by the coding sequence ATGGGCATACTGTGTGCAGGAGAAATCCTTTATGATTTTATATCTAAATCTCCTAATAAAGGTTTAGGAGAAAGTGATTTATTTGAGAAAAGACCTGGGGGATCTCCGTTTAATGTAGCTATAGGATTATCAAAGCTTGGTGCAGAGGTATCTTTTTTAACTAAAATAGGAACTGATGAATTTGGTAAATCTCTTTTTAATTATTTAGTAGAAAATGGAGTTAAAACTGATTGTATATTGTCTGAAGATGGTTTAAAAACGACATTAGCTTTTGCAGCAGTTGATGAAAATGGAAAAGCTGAATATCAATTTTATAGAGATAATGCTGCTGATGTCAATTTAAGAATGGAAGATGTAGAAAAGATGGACTTTAATAGATTTTCGCTTTTTCACTTTGGATCTATTGCACTTTTAGAAGCACCTACCTCTTCTACACTTTACAATTTGTTTGAAAAACTTAATTCACCTAATTTTTTAACTTCTTTTGATCCAAACATAAGAAAATCTATGATAAAAGATGAGAAGTCTTATTTCAATCTTGTGAAAAATATAATTTCGAAAGTTAATATTTTAAAGATGAGTGACGATGATCTTTTTTATATAACCAAAGAGAATAATATTGAAGAAGCTTTAAAACTCCTTGAAATTGATAAAAAATCCGTTGTTTTCGTAACTCTTGGAAATAAGGGTTCTATCGTTTATAAGCAAGGAGAAAAGTTAAAAGTAGATGGTTATAGAGTTAAGGTAGTTGATACTGTTGGATGTGGAGATTCTTTTATGGCTGCAATATTATTTAAATTAGGTGGTTTTTCTAAGAAAGAACTTATGATGGTTGATTTGAAGGAGTTAGGAAATATTGCTGACTTTGCTAATAAATGTGCTGCTTTAGTTGCTACGAGGCAAGGAGCTGCTAATGCTATGCCTACTTTGGCAGAGGTAAATAATTTTTATAATCAACTTTGTTGA
- a CDS encoding aldo/keto reductase, with translation MRYKQFGKTDMNVSVVGLGAWELGGNWGPIEKENALKILNLAYDNGVNFFDTAPAYGLGKSEEAVGEFLKGKNREKIYIATKCGLEWDSKGRIRNNLKKDRVLKEIDDSLKRLNTDYIDLYQLHWPDPNTPLEETAEALQIILESKKARYIGVSNFSEGQIETLIKYVDIVSTQDYYNMLVRDVERKLFPVVRRYNLTVIPYSPLAKGLLTGKISKDFVPSKNDPRAMDEIFRNRDLFLKNIEKVEKLKILSNRIGRSLSQIAINWLLYHKEVSTVIAGSKNEKHVLENIEAGDWELSEDIYLKIEEIIAD, from the coding sequence ATGAGATACAAGCAATTTGGTAAAACTGATATGAATGTATCTGTAGTCGGTTTGGGAGCTTGGGAATTGGGAGGTAATTGGGGACCTATTGAAAAAGAAAATGCCTTAAAAATACTTAATTTGGCTTATGATAATGGAGTTAATTTTTTCGATACAGCTCCTGCTTATGGTTTAGGAAAATCTGAAGAAGCTGTAGGTGAATTTTTAAAAGGAAAAAATAGGGAGAAAATTTATATAGCTACTAAATGCGGCTTAGAATGGGATAGTAAAGGAAGAATACGTAACAATTTAAAAAAGGACAGAGTTTTAAAGGAAATAGATGATTCTTTAAAAAGGCTTAACACTGACTACATAGATCTTTATCAATTGCACTGGCCGGATCCTAATACACCTCTTGAAGAAACAGCAGAAGCTTTGCAAATAATTTTGGAAAGTAAAAAAGCGCGATATATAGGAGTGTCGAATTTTAGTGAAGGCCAAATAGAAACCCTTATTAAATATGTAGATATAGTTTCAACGCAGGATTATTACAATATGTTGGTAAGAGACGTTGAAAGAAAGTTATTTCCAGTGGTTAGAAGATATAATTTAACAGTTATTCCTTATAGCCCTTTGGCAAAGGGATTACTTACGGGAAAGATTTCAAAAGATTTTGTTCCATCAAAAAATGATCCAAGAGCTATGGATGAAATATTTAGAAATAGGGATCTTTTCTTAAAAAATATTGAAAAAGTAGAGAAACTCAAAATATTATCTAATAGAATCGGAAGATCTTTATCTCAAATTGCTATAAATTGGCTTTTATATCATAAAGAGGTGAGTACAGTAATAGCAGGTTCGAAAAATGAAAAGCATGTACTTGAAAATATAGAAGCTGGAGATTGGGAATTAAGTGAGGATATTTATTTGAAAATAGAAGAAATAATTGCGGACTGA
- a CDS encoding HD domain-containing phosphohydrolase has protein sequence MNYKIIIILFLFGCLGINIFSETLNVILGYYYPDVYIKEGEITGFAVELLKEIENDSTLKFDIVVKNWGEAYSDFISSDYYDLIGLIVPNKERKNQLKFYKNIITITPFVMTLYDNNYSYDELKKFSVGVLRESFLLDVLQREGFEDIKIFETNEEIIDELLRNEISSAALEDERIVNSYLILHDLHPHIRYVKIFDSYPLTFGSKKENEKPALNVFEDALKKVLKSEDYKLLTQKWMGIASTLALEQQKMLSERLILFIICLSILFIILVILYQRNKNILKVLKNTNLKLNDSYNEISSLNKKNEILNQKLTKMYKIFYDFTKDYDTTTILNGIIEELVNMIPEADCGSIGVVRGDQWKIIAAHGFPDEIYNFTLPFENVIKVGSHVKEVKNLSSHNINIPNSQKDILKKVGAYEIKNSLFMDLRDSQKFVGNISVSTKVNIEFSESSKQIMEIFARLIEIFMDLKLKEKEAIDAYNYSLTKLTIVAERFDSETSDHMNRICDISYALAKKLGLDEEFSQKIKTYAYYHDIGKILIPIEILKKTGKLNPSEWEIIKKHPEYGADIIGNAEILKVAKNIALYHHERYDGNGYPYGLKGEEIPIEARIVSLVDVYDALRSERPYKRSLSHIESINIILNGDDRTTPAQFDPEILKVFIEVVEKFKNRY, from the coding sequence TTGAATTATAAAATAATAATCATATTATTTTTGTTTGGTTGTTTAGGAATAAATATTTTTTCAGAAACTTTGAATGTGATATTGGGATATTACTATCCGGATGTCTATATAAAAGAAGGCGAAATAACTGGATTCGCAGTAGAACTACTGAAAGAAATTGAGAATGATTCTACCTTAAAGTTTGATATAGTAGTAAAAAATTGGGGAGAAGCTTACAGTGATTTTATCTCTTCAGATTATTATGATCTAATAGGTTTAATTGTCCCTAATAAAGAAAGAAAAAACCAACTAAAATTTTACAAAAACATAATTACTATTACTCCATTTGTTATGACGTTATACGACAACAACTATAGCTATGATGAATTAAAAAAATTCAGTGTAGGAGTATTACGTGAAAGTTTTCTGCTTGATGTTTTACAAAGGGAAGGCTTTGAAGACATAAAAATATTTGAAACAAATGAAGAGATAATAGATGAACTATTAAGAAACGAAATAAGTTCCGCCGCTTTAGAAGATGAAAGAATTGTGAATAGTTATCTTATATTGCACGATCTTCACCCACATATTAGATATGTGAAGATATTTGATTCATATCCACTTACATTTGGTTCAAAAAAAGAAAACGAAAAGCCGGCTTTAAATGTATTTGAAGATGCATTAAAAAAGGTATTAAAGTCAGAAGATTATAAATTATTAACACAAAAATGGATGGGCATAGCTTCTACGTTAGCTTTAGAACAACAAAAGATGTTAAGTGAAAGGCTCATACTTTTTATTATCTGTCTAAGTATTCTTTTCATAATTTTGGTAATCCTTTATCAACGTAATAAAAATATATTAAAAGTACTTAAAAATACTAATCTGAAATTGAATGATTCATATAACGAAATAAGTTCACTCAACAAAAAAAATGAAATCTTAAATCAAAAACTAACAAAAATGTACAAAATATTTTATGATTTTACGAAAGATTACGATACCACAACAATTTTAAATGGAATTATAGAAGAATTGGTCAATATGATACCCGAAGCTGATTGTGGTTCCATAGGTGTTGTTAGGGGTGATCAATGGAAAATAATAGCTGCTCATGGATTTCCAGACGAAATTTACAACTTTACCCTTCCTTTTGAAAACGTAATAAAAGTGGGTAGTCATGTTAAAGAAGTGAAAAATTTATCTTCTCATAATATTAATATACCTAATTCTCAAAAAGACATACTTAAAAAAGTCGGAGCATATGAAATTAAAAATAGTCTTTTTATGGATTTGCGAGATAGTCAAAAATTTGTTGGAAATATTTCTGTGAGCACTAAAGTAAACATAGAATTCTCAGAGTCATCAAAACAGATAATGGAAATTTTTGCGAGGTTAATTGAGATTTTCATGGATTTAAAATTAAAAGAGAAAGAAGCTATAGATGCGTATAATTACTCTTTAACAAAATTAACGATAGTTGCTGAAAGATTTGATTCAGAAACATCTGATCATATGAACAGGATTTGTGACATTAGTTATGCATTAGCTAAAAAATTAGGGCTTGATGAAGAATTTTCTCAGAAAATAAAAACTTATGCTTATTATCATGATATTGGAAAGATTTTAATTCCTATAGAAATTTTAAAAAAAACAGGGAAGCTAAATCCTTCTGAGTGGGAAATAATAAAGAAACATCCAGAATATGGAGCAGATATTATAGGAAATGCGGAAATCTTAAAAGTTGCAAAAAATATTGCATTATATCATCACGAAAGATATGATGGAAATGGTTATCCTTATGGTTTAAAAGGAGAAGAAATTCCAATTGAAGCAAGAATCGTGTCCTTGGTAGATGTCTACGATGCCTTAAGAAGTGAAAGACCATATAAAAGGTCTTTATCTCACATAGAAAGTATTAATATAATTTTAAATGGAGATGATAGAACAACCCCTGCACAATTTGATCCTGAAATTTTAAAAGTTTTTATTGAAGTAGTTGAAAAGTTTAAAAATAGGTATTAA